The following proteins are encoded in a genomic region of Tuberibacillus sp. Marseille-P3662:
- a CDS encoding Cof-type HAD-IIB family hydrolase: MMKLIAIDLDGTLIKRDRSICEENRQAIREIQQQGHTVAICSGRSLHDTQDILRQADLNCPVMVGNGAWTYQDGENINRLIMPEDVTSELLSKLESEGWYYELYTNKGVVVLEKGRDRLYKGIEEARQKGADISEDWANEEIEVQYMQHGISYMDNYQSVDTAQADLYKIFILSFDRDKLDQLQERLSGRRQISLTTSGITKLEIAHERVSKGYAVAKMAEKFHIPMEKTVAIGDHLNDLSMFEVAGTSIAMGNAEEAVKAASTHVTKDYLDHGVAYALKHYI; encoded by the coding sequence ATGATGAAGCTCATCGCGATTGATTTAGATGGGACACTGATCAAACGAGACCGTTCGATTTGCGAGGAAAATAGACAAGCGATTCGGGAGATCCAGCAGCAAGGACATACAGTAGCGATCTGTTCAGGTCGGTCTCTGCATGATACCCAGGACATTTTACGACAAGCCGACCTTAACTGTCCGGTGATGGTGGGCAACGGTGCCTGGACGTATCAAGATGGAGAAAATATCAATCGGCTGATCATGCCCGAAGACGTGACTTCAGAATTATTGTCTAAGCTAGAGTCAGAAGGCTGGTATTACGAGCTCTATACTAATAAGGGAGTTGTCGTCTTAGAAAAAGGCCGGGACCGTCTGTATAAAGGCATTGAGGAAGCTAGACAAAAAGGTGCTGATATTTCAGAGGACTGGGCTAACGAAGAAATAGAAGTCCAGTATATGCAGCATGGTATTAGCTATATGGACAATTATCAGAGTGTGGATACAGCCCAGGCAGACCTATATAAAATCTTTATTTTGTCGTTTGACCGCGACAAATTAGATCAATTACAAGAGCGTTTAAGTGGACGTCGGCAAATATCGTTAACGACCTCGGGCATAACAAAATTAGAAATTGCACATGAAAGGGTCAGCAAAGGCTATGCCGTTGCAAAAATGGCAGAAAAATTCCATATACCAATGGAAAAGACAGTAGCCATCGGCGATCATTTAAATGATTTATCAATGTTTGAAGTCGCGGGCACAAGCATTGCGATGGGGAATGCAGAGGAAGCAGTGAAAGCGGCCAGTACGCATGTGACCAAGGATTATCTGGATCATGGCGTCGCTTATGCGCTTAAGCATTACATATAG
- a CDS encoding histidine kinase dimerization/phospho-acceptor domain-containing protein, whose translation MKFDETVSGESGDDAHLSQLASVGQMAAGIAHEVKNPLTAVKGFLQLLNKEEESEYIGIAQTELDHALTTLNNLLQVSKPDLEDEDFQTFSLAVELESILNLFADKVYDINFITDFDDTDTIIYGKKNQFKKALFNLIKNSVESIENQGTVTITHAAINDDIVVTIEDTGVGIPKDKLSLLGTPFFTTKDKGTGMGLTQVFFRHLPTWRKNER comes from the coding sequence GTGAAATTTGATGAAACAGTGAGTGGGGAGTCAGGGGATGACGCACATTTAAGCCAACTGGCATCAGTTGGTCAAATGGCGGCGGGCATTGCTCATGAAGTAAAGAATCCATTAACGGCGGTTAAAGGGTTTTTACAGCTGCTCAACAAAGAAGAAGAAAGTGAATACATTGGTATTGCCCAAACAGAATTAGATCATGCTCTTACGACGTTGAATAACCTGCTTCAGGTCTCCAAACCAGATCTAGAAGATGAAGATTTTCAGACATTTAGTCTGGCGGTTGAGTTAGAGTCCATATTAAATCTATTCGCTGATAAAGTGTACGATATTAATTTTATTACAGATTTTGACGATACAGATACCATCATATATGGGAAGAAGAATCAGTTTAAAAAAGCGCTCTTTAATCTTATCAAAAATTCAGTTGAATCGATTGAAAATCAAGGAACCGTAACGATCACACACGCTGCTATTAATGATGACATTGTTGTAACTATTGAAGATACAGGTGTCGGCATTCCAAAAGATAAGCTGTCACTGCTTGGAACGCCATTTTTTACAACCAAGGACAAAGGTACAGGTATGGGGCTGACCCAAGTTTTTTTCCGTCATTTACCAACATGGCGGAAAAATGAGCGTTAA
- a CDS encoding STAS domain-containing protein, which yields MDLHYKENDSIKDFFSQNRDHFEERLLDEATNVKDKIDEIHRLGNINLLDNAHKLVLFVVDEREHELISFAKQEGVAWAKHSLTLAFKLEWVQAIRRTLWDFLYNYDVLMHSEPKREDFYATEKKINELMDQFFANFFISYSQYKDELLEKQRELVEDLSVPIIPINKEICILPLIGMIDYLRISTIMDKVLHEIEQQHIQTLIIDLSGVTPMDEEIIHSLQKIIEGIAMMGCRTVLTGLRAEIVKSMVDSGEGLSNQAEFKGTLQIALNDVLNKQEVDANISMEV from the coding sequence TTGGACTTACATTACAAAGAGAATGATTCCATCAAAGATTTTTTTTCTCAGAATCGAGACCACTTTGAAGAAAGATTACTAGATGAAGCCACCAATGTAAAAGATAAAATTGACGAAATACATAGATTAGGCAATATCAATCTCCTAGATAATGCGCACAAACTCGTTTTATTTGTTGTAGATGAGCGGGAGCATGAATTAATTTCTTTTGCCAAGCAAGAAGGGGTAGCCTGGGCCAAGCATTCATTAACACTCGCATTTAAGTTGGAATGGGTTCAGGCTATTCGAAGGACGCTATGGGATTTCTTATATAATTATGATGTGCTGATGCATTCTGAGCCTAAGAGAGAGGACTTCTATGCAACGGAAAAGAAGATTAACGAATTGATGGATCAATTCTTTGCCAATTTTTTCATCAGTTATTCACAGTACAAGGATGAATTACTTGAAAAGCAACGGGAGTTAGTCGAAGACCTTTCCGTTCCCATTATTCCCATCAATAAAGAAATCTGTATCCTACCTCTCATTGGTATGATCGATTATCTTAGGATTTCGACCATTATGGATAAAGTGCTCCATGAAATTGAGCAACAGCATATTCAAACCTTAATCATAGACCTTTCAGGTGTGACACCTATGGATGAAGAGATTATCCATAGTCTACAGAAAATCATTGAAGGCATTGCTATGATGGGATGCCGAACAGTTCTAACAGGATTACGAGCAGAAATCGTCAAATCCATGGTTGATTCAGGAGAAGGCCTTTCCAACCAAGCTGAATTCAAGGGAACCCTTCAAATCGCTTTGAATGATGTCCTTAATAAACAAGAAGTGGATGCTAATATTTCAATGGAGGTGTAA